The Haloprofundus salinisoli region ACTGGCGGTAGTTCTTGATTCGAATTTCGTGGATTTCCAAGCTCATTTGGAATCCCCCTCTTCGGGGTTGGGAGCGTACTGCTTCAGCAGTTTGCGGTAAGTGCTTTTGAAGTGTGGCTGGTCGCGGTCCATCTTCGAGCGTTCGAACGCCAGGGCTTCCTGGATGAACTCACGAAGGTCACCGTCGCCTATCTTGTCGACTTCGGCGGTAATTCGTCGATTGACGTCTTCTTTTTCCATTGTCATAAGGTGATGTGGTATCTTTTGTTCGTAGACGGAACGGACAGAGTTCTCGTTCGCGTGATGCTCTGTCCCGTAATTTTATAATTCATACTGAGTTCGAAGTGGTTCAATACGGTTACGTGCTTGGACTGCGTTTTTGGCGAGTCCTGCAAACTCCTCAAAGCGTCTGAGTTCCTTACGGAGTAGTCCTTTTTCAGATTTGATGAGCGTCCGATCAGGTTTCAGACTTGGCACAACAATGATGTCATAGATGTCTGCGTAGTCCTTTCCGAATTCATCGGCCCGACGGAGGACTCGCCCGCGGCGCTGGACGAACTGCATGGGATTGTTACTGTTGGACATCAGAATCGCCCGCTGAGTAGAGGGAACGTTGACTCCTTCGTCTAGGCATTTCATCGCTACCAGAGCGTCGTATCGGCCATCGGCAAAGCTCTTCAACAACTCGGCTCGTTCCTCGGTCTCCTCTTCAGCAGTGAACCGATGTTGTATAATGCCTTCCTCGTTGAGCACGTCCTGGACGTAATCGAACTGCTGGGGGTTCGTGTAGACTAACAGGTGGTCTCGTTCATGCTCAGCTATATCGCGAATGATGCGCCGGAGTTGCGGAATCTTGTTATTGGCAGCCTTGACCATACGTGCTCGCTTGAGCATCAGTCGTTCCAGTAGCTCTTGGTCTGGATCTTCTTTGGAGAATTCTGTGGCAATCTTCCGAGAGATGTTTCGATATATCGCCAGCTCTTCCTCGGTTAGTTCGACGATGACCGGGTAGTAGTTGTAAGGCACTAGGTACTCCGGAATGGCGTCTTTCAGCGGAAATTCATAGATAATATCGCCGAAGTACTCTAAGAGGTACTCTGTGCCGGTCTCGTCGTACTGGCGTTCAGGCGTCGCCGAGAGGCCCAGTCGGAAGTTGTACCCTCGGTGGAGCCCCTTTCGTCGATTTTCAGAACCTAGACCATGGACTTCATCGGCGATGAGTAACGCCTCGCAGGGTGCCTGCTTGGTCTGTTCGATGAAGTAGTCGTGACTCATCGAGGTATGGGTCGTCAGGACGATTTCGCAATCTCTAATCCCGATTGTGAGGTCATCAATGGCCTTCGAAAGGTCCTGCTTCCAGTTGCGGTTGGCGCTCCCGTAGACATGCTTGCTGCGCGAATAGCCCCACTCCTCAAGTGACTCTTCCCATTGTGTCGCGAGATGCGTGTAGGGAACGCTCACCACGATGAGCAACGGGTCGGTCCGATCCTCAATGAACTCATGCATTGCGCCTAGAGCAGTGTATGTTTTGCCAGTCCCAGTGGCCATTCGAAAGAGCCCGTGGTAGCCGTTAGTCTTCCAAGCATCGACCGCCTCTTGCTGGTAGTCTCTAAGTTCGATATCCGGTGTGTTCATATCTGGAAGTGTGTATGGTCGCTGAGTGGTGGTTCGTAGCGAGATAATCTCCTCGTAGACAGCGTCTGGTATGGAGTAGATGCTGACGTTGTCGTCCTCATCATTCCAAAGTCGCTCGAACCGCCGGTCGTGTTGCATAACTCGTTGGGTCTCGCGATCGTCAATCCAGTCTGCGAACACATCATATGATTCGTAGTTGCGGAATCCACGTTCGGAATCGTTCTGTGAGCCGTGGACAGCGACCCTATCGCCTGTCGCCGACTCGAATATTGCCCATTTGTCATGGAACTCACCGTCGAGGCGATTAGTTGGGACCGCAAAGCGGATCTTAATGATCCCGTCAGCAATGAGCCAGCCGAGCGCGTTCTTAGTGTCCTCGGAGAGGCATTGGTGTAGATCTGTAACCTGGTCCTTTAGTCTGTTTCGGAGTATTTGGTCCTGCTGAGCCTGTGAGCCGGTTTTGATGGCCTGCCAATCGGACTCGCTGAGTTGCGGGCTAGTGATGATCTTAGCCTTACCGCCATGCTTGGCGAGTGTTGTCATACCGGCT contains the following coding sequences:
- a CDS encoding DEAD/DEAH box helicase family protein; this translates as MTTLAKHGGKAKIITSPQLSESDWQAIKTGSQAQQDQILRNRLKDQVTDLHQCLSEDTKNALGWLIADGIIKIRFAVPTNRLDGEFHDKWAIFESATGDRVAVHGSQNDSERGFRNYESYDVFADWIDDRETQRVMQHDRRFERLWNDEDDNVSIYSIPDAVYEEIISLRTTTQRPYTLPDMNTPDIELRDYQQEAVDAWKTNGYHGLFRMATGTGKTYTALGAMHEFIEDRTDPLLIVVSVPYTHLATQWEESLEEWGYSRSKHVYGSANRNWKQDLSKAIDDLTIGIRDCEIVLTTHTSMSHDYFIEQTKQAPCEALLIADEVHGLGSENRRKGLHRGYNFRLGLSATPERQYDETGTEYLLEYFGDIIYEFPLKDAIPEYLVPYNYYPVIVELTEEELAIYRNISRKIATEFSKEDPDQELLERLMLKRARMVKAANNKIPQLRRIIRDIAEHERDHLLVYTNPQQFDYVQDVLNEEGIIQHRFTAEEETEERAELLKSFADGRYDALVAMKCLDEGVNVPSTQRAILMSNSNNPMQFVQRRGRVLRRADEFGKDYADIYDIIVVPSLKPDRTLIKSEKGLLRKELRRFEEFAGLAKNAVQARNRIEPLRTQYEL